A region of the Roseobacter denitrificans OCh 114 genome:
GAAGCAGAAAATAAACTGATCAGCGCCCAAAAAAGAGGCGCTTTGATCATACAAACGGGAGATATCGATGAAATTCAAGACATTCACAGCCGGGTTGTGCCTTTCAGCGGGTTTGACAGCAGGGGCCGCCTATGCCGACTGCGGGTCCGTTTCGATCACGGAAATGGACTGGGCATCTGCATCTGTTGTTACCTCGGTCGCGAGCTTCCTGATGACGCAAGGCTATAGCTGCGATGTCACCGTCGTGCCCACAACGACTGTCCCGGCCATGACATCGGTCGCAGAAACCGGTCAGCCCGATATTCTCACCGAACTATGGACAAGCTACACCGAAGTCTACGAAGAGCTGGTGGCCGACGGGAAACTGGTCGAACTGTCCAAGGTGCTCTCGGATGGCGGTGTCGAGGCGTGGTGGATCCCGCAATACCTTGCGGATGCACATCCCGAACTGACGACGCTGGAGGGGATCAAGGCCAACCCTGACCTCGTCGGGGGGCTGTTTCATGACTGCCCGTCAGGCTGGGGCTGTGACATCACGAACAACAACAATTTCAAGGCGTCCGGTCTGGCCGAAGCCGGCGTCGAACGCTTCCAGCACGGCTCTGGTGAGACGCTCGCCACTGCAATCGCCGCCGCCTATGAAGCGCAGGAGCCGTGGTTCGGATATTACTGGGCACCCACCTCCGTACTGGGCAAATACCCGATGGTGCAAGTTGAAATGCCCCCCTATGATGAGGCCACACACACCTGTAACGGCCTTGAGGATTGCGCCACACCCGGCCTGTCTGCCTACCCGAGGTCGAATGTGGTAACTGCCGTAACGACAGACTTCTCGGAGCGCGAACCTGATGTGGCGCAGATGCTTGCCAAGATGAGCTTTACCAACGCACAGATGGGCGAAGTTCTGGCATGGCAGGAAACCAACAACGCCTCGAACGAAGAGGCCGCAGTCTATTTCCTCACCAATTACAAAGACACCTGGGCGGCATGGCTCAACGACGATGCCCGCGCCAGGCTGAGCGCCCTGCTGCAATAACCCCGCAGCGGTACGAACAACCGTGCAGCGCCTCACGAACGGGCGCTGCACAGGACATCAAAAGGGATTTGCATGGCGTATTACGACGGTCTGTTTGATAGGTTGGGACTGCGTGACTGGTGCGATCAAAGCGTTGAAACCGCGCCCACGTCGATGCAGGCTTTGCTCGGCCAATTGGGCGGGGGTGACACGGAACAGACGATAGCGCGTATCCCCTTCCCCTCCCTTGATACGCTGCATGACTCCTGCGCCCAGATCCCGCAGACCCGCGATATGACCGCCGGGGTGGAGAATACGTTTCTGGCCGCCCGCGAAAGCCTCAAACTGGTGCTGGACCCGATCACGCAACCGCTTTCATGGATGCTGGATGGCGCCTTGTGGCTATTTACCACCACGCCGTGGTTCATCATCGTGCCCCTGCTTGTGGCCCTGACATGGTATGTGGCGCGATCCATCGGCGTGACCCTGTTCGTTGCCGTCTCTTTCCTGTTTCTGGGGTTCATTGACCATCTGGATGTGGCGTTGGAAACCCTGTCGATCATCTTTGTCTGCACCGGTTTGTCGGTTGCCCTAGGCGTGCCGATTGGTATCGCCATGTCACGCTCCAACACCCTGCAACGCATGATCGTGCCCATCCTTGACCTGTTGCAGACCCTGCCCACCTTCGTCTATCTCATCCCGCTGATCTTTTTGTTTTCGGTCACGGAATCCAAGCTCTACGGGATCGCGATCATCCTTTACGCCATTGTCCCGGTAATCCGCCTGACCGACCTAGGCATCCGGCTGGTCGACCCGGATGTGATCGAGGCCGCAGACGCCTTTGGCATGACAAAACGCCAGAAACTCTGGGGGGTGCAGTTGCCACTGGCGCTTCCCAATATCATGGCGGGCGTCAATCAGACCATCATGATGAGCCTCGCGATGGTGGTGATTGCGTCGCTTGTCTCTGCCCCGGGCCTTGGGGTGCTGGTGCTGCGCGGCATCCGCAATCTGGAACTTGGCGTCGGGATTGTCGCGGGTTTTGGCATCGTCTTGCTGGCCGTCATCCTTGACCGCGCCTCCAAGGCGGCCTTGGGGCGCATCGACAAGAACAAGAATGCACATTGAGACCCGAAGCATGAAGCCTGAACCCAAAGTCAGATTGCGCGGCGTCTACAAGATTTTCGGCCCGCGCGACAAGCAGATGGTGGAACGGGTGCAAAACGGTCTGAACAAGGAAAGCCTGCTGAACGATCACGGGCATGTGCTGGGGTTGCAGGATATCAACGTCGATATGCAGGCCGGTGAGATCACGGTCGTGATGGGGCTCTCAGGGTCGGGGAAAAGCACGCTGATCCGACATCTCAATCGTCTGATCGACCCGACAGCGGGTGAAATCCTCGTGGACGGTCAGGACGTCACCAAGCTAAGCGCGCAAGATTTGCGGGCCTTGCGCCAGACGAAAATGGCGATGGTCTTTCAGAAATTCGCCCTGCTGCCACATCGGACGGTATTGCAGAACGCAGCCACCGCACTGGCCGTTCAGGGCGCGGACCGTGCGACGCAGGAACAGGAAGCGCAACGCTGGCTCACCCGTGTCGGTTTGGCTGGGTATGAAGATCGCTATCCCGCACAGCTCTCGGGCGGCATGCAACAACGGGTGGGCATCGCGCGCGCGCTGACCGCCGGAACAGACATCATGCTGATGGACGAGGCGTTTTCAGCGCTGGATCCGCTGATCCGAACGGACATGCAGGATTTGCTGCTCGAACTTCAGGTTGAACTGAAAAAGACAGTCGTCTTCATCACGCACGACCTTGATGAAGCGCTGAAACTGGCGGATCATCTGGTGATCCTCAAGGATGGCGCGGTCATCCAACAGGGGGAGCCGCAGGGCATCCTGCTCAATCCCGCCGATCCTTACATCGAGGACTTTGTCAGCGACATCAACCGCGCCCGCGTCCTGCGTGTCCGCTCGGTGATGAAACCGCTCGCCGATGTGCCCTTTGCCGGTGATGTCGCCGCGCATGACACGCTGGAGCAGTTGATCGCGCTTTCCGGGGGGGATACGACCCTTACCTACCGCGTGATGCAGGACGATGTGCCCGTCGGCATTCTGGACATGAAAGAACTCGTCCGCGCGCTGGTCCCGCGTGTCTCAAGCTGAGCCGCGCGCCACGTAATCCGCCACGGCGCCCCCTGCCCCCTTGGATACCAGCGTTTCGTAAGCACCGTGCACCGCCCGCCTGAAATCCGGATTGGACGCGAGCGCTTCGTCAAAAACGTCACGGATGTCCAAAAGCGCATCGACCTTGCCCGCAGCACTCTGCGCACTGTCCGAGGCCGCCCTGAGCCTTGCCGCCAGCGGGTCGCGCACATCTATCGCCGCACCGTTTTCATCCACGCCTCCCACGTAGCGCATCCATCCCGCCACCGCGAGGCAGAGACCGTCCGGTGCGCGCCCGGCCGCATACCCATCGGCAATTGTGCCCAGAATACGCTGCGGCAGTTTTTGCGACCCATCCATCGCGATCTGCCATGTCAGATGCCGAATGGCCGGGTTTTGATACCGCGCCAGCAAGGCGGCCACATAGGCCTGTAGATCCTCACCTTCTGGCGCAGGAATGGTCGGCAGGATTTCACGATGCCAAAGCGTGGTACACAGCGCCGCAAAGGAGGCATCCGCCACGGTTTCGGCAATCGTTTCGTAGCCCGCGAGATAGCCGAGATAGGCCAGCGTTGAATGGGTGCCATTGAGGCATCGCAGCTTCATCTTTTCATGCGCGGTAACGGAAGTGACGAATTGCGCACCCACCTTGTCCCAGGCCGGTCGCAGACCATCGACAAAGTCATCTTCGATCACCCATTGGCGAAACGCTTCATGACGCACGAGGGCCGCATCATGATAGCCGCTGCGCTGGGCCAGCGCGTCGATATCCGCCGGTGTCGTGGCAGGCGTGATGCGATCCACCATGGTGGATGGAAAACGGGCCTGCTGCGCGATCCATGCGGCCAGTTCCGGGTCGCGCTTGCGGGCAAACTCCAGAATGATGCGCCGTGTTGTGGCCCCGTTGTCTGGCAGGTTGTCACAACTCAGCACGCTAAAGGGTCTTTCATCGACTGCCCTGCGCCGTGCGAGCGCCTTAACGATCAGGCCGGGTGCGGTTTTGGGCATGGCCGGGGTGCTCAGATCATGCTGCACGTCCGGATGTTGCACATCCAGCCCGCCGGTCGAGGGATCACGACAATACCCTTTTTCCGTGATGGTGAGCGAGACGATTTTGACATCTGCCCGCGCCATGGCGCGCAGCACAGCATCGGGATTTTGAGGGGCGACCATCACGTCTGAAATCGCGTTAACAAGGCGCGTTTCCTCCCCTTCCGGCCCCATCGAGACGGATGTGTAAACGCAGCCTTGCGGCGCAAGTTCCTCCCGCGCGCGCGCGCTTTGCAGGCTGACGGCAAGGATCCCCCAATCGCCCCCGTTGAGGGCCATCGCCTCATCCGTATAGACGGCGTTAAACGCGCGGAAGAACGCACCCGGGCCAAGGTGGACCATGCCGATCCCTGGCGCTTTGTTCTGGCGTTGCAAGCGGGGTGGCATGGTCATAACCGATAGGCCTCCTTTGCCAGACGGTAGGTCAGATCATAGGCCAGATCCAAGGCTTCGGCCTCTGTCAGCCGACCCGTCCTGACCAGCGTCGCCAGATAGGCACAGTCCGAGCGGCGCGCCACATCGTGACGTGCGGGAATGGAACAGAACGCACGCGTATCGTCATTGAACCCGGCCGTGTTGTAAAACCCGCAGGTTTCGGTCGTGGTTTCGCGGAAGCGCTTGATCCCCTCATAGCTGTCAAAAAACCACCAGGGCGGCCCTAGTTTCAGCGCCGGATAAGCCCCCGCGAGTGGTGCCAGTTCGCGGCTGTATGTGGTCTCATCCAGCGTGAACAGAATGATGTTCAGCGCAGGTTCCATGCCGACCGCATCCAGCAGAGGGCGCAGATCCTGCACGTAATCCGTGCGACCGGGGATATCGAACCCCTTGTCCCGGCCAAAGCGCGCGAACATCTGCGCACTGTGGTTGCGGCGCGACCCGGGATGGATTTGCAGCACAAGCCCGTCCTCAAGGCTCATCCGCGCCATTTCGGTCAACATATGGCCGCGAAACACATCTTGCTCCTCGGGGGAACACTGCCCGCTCAGCGCCTTTTGGAACAGCGCAGCCGCCTCTGCCTGTGGCAGATCGGCGGTGCGTGCCGAAGGATGACCGTGATCCGAGGCCGTGGCGCCGAGTGATTTGAAAAACGCCCGACGCGCCGCATGTGCATTCAGATACCCCTGCCAGGTGCTTGTGTCCTCGCCGGTCAGCGCCCCCAGCTGCGCGACGTTTTCCGCGAAGCCCTCAAACGCCGGATCCACCACCGCGTCCGGCCTGTAGGTGGTCACCACCCGGCCCGACCAGCCGCTGTCCCGGATTTCGCGGTGCCAGCGCAGATCGTCCAGCGCCCCTTCGGTGGTGGCAAGCACCTCAACATTGAAACGCTCGAACAGCGCGCGAGGGCGGAACGCATCCGTTTGCAGCTTGGCCTCGATATGATCATAGCATGCATCCGCTGTTTCGCCGCTCAGCGGTGTGGTGAGATCAAAGACATGCTCAAAGGAATGGTTCAGCCACATCGCCGAAGGCGTGCCGCGAAAGAGATGGAAGTGCTGCGCAAACAAACGCCATATCTTGCGCGGGTCGGTTTCGACCTCGCCCCCGTCAACACGCGGTATGCCCAGATCCTCAGGCGCGACGCCCTGACTGATCAACATGCGAAACACAT
Encoded here:
- a CDS encoding mannitol dehydrogenase family protein gives rise to the protein MTMPPRLQRQNKAPGIGMVHLGPGAFFRAFNAVYTDEAMALNGGDWGILAVSLQSARAREELAPQGCVYTSVSMGPEGEETRLVNAISDVMVAPQNPDAVLRAMARADVKIVSLTITEKGYCRDPSTGGLDVQHPDVQHDLSTPAMPKTAPGLIVKALARRRAVDERPFSVLSCDNLPDNGATTRRIILEFARKRDPELAAWIAQQARFPSTMVDRITPATTPADIDALAQRSGYHDAALVRHEAFRQWVIEDDFVDGLRPAWDKVGAQFVTSVTAHEKMKLRCLNGTHSTLAYLGYLAGYETIAETVADASFAALCTTLWHREILPTIPAPEGEDLQAYVAALLARYQNPAIRHLTWQIAMDGSQKLPQRILGTIADGYAAGRAPDGLCLAVAGWMRYVGGVDENGAAIDVRDPLAARLRAASDSAQSAAGKVDALLDIRDVFDEALASNPDFRRAVHGAYETLVSKGAGGAVADYVARGSA
- a CDS encoding quaternary amine ABC transporter ATP-binding protein, yielding MKPEPKVRLRGVYKIFGPRDKQMVERVQNGLNKESLLNDHGHVLGLQDINVDMQAGEITVVMGLSGSGKSTLIRHLNRLIDPTAGEILVDGQDVTKLSAQDLRALRQTKMAMVFQKFALLPHRTVLQNAATALAVQGADRATQEQEAQRWLTRVGLAGYEDRYPAQLSGGMQQRVGIARALTAGTDIMLMDEAFSALDPLIRTDMQDLLLELQVELKKTVVFITHDLDEALKLADHLVILKDGAVIQQGEPQGILLNPADPYIEDFVSDINRARVLRVRSVMKPLADVPFAGDVAAHDTLEQLIALSGGDTTLTYRVMQDDVPVGILDMKELVRALVPRVSS
- a CDS encoding glycine betaine ABC transporter substrate-binding protein, with the protein product MKFKTFTAGLCLSAGLTAGAAYADCGSVSITEMDWASASVVTSVASFLMTQGYSCDVTVVPTTTVPAMTSVAETGQPDILTELWTSYTEVYEELVADGKLVELSKVLSDGGVEAWWIPQYLADAHPELTTLEGIKANPDLVGGLFHDCPSGWGCDITNNNNFKASGLAEAGVERFQHGSGETLATAIAAAYEAQEPWFGYYWAPTSVLGKYPMVQVEMPPYDEATHTCNGLEDCATPGLSAYPRSNVVTAVTTDFSEREPDVAQMLAKMSFTNAQMGEVLAWQETNNASNEEAAVYFLTNYKDTWAAWLNDDARARLSALLQ
- the uxaC gene encoding glucuronate isomerase gives rise to the protein MGLTDPERLFPIEPSARALARGLYASVCDLPIISPHGHCDPRWFAENQRFENPAALFVIPDHYVFRMLISQGVAPEDLGIPRVDGGEVETDPRKIWRLFAQHFHLFRGTPSAMWLNHSFEHVFDLTTPLSGETADACYDHIEAKLQTDAFRPRALFERFNVEVLATTEGALDDLRWHREIRDSGWSGRVVTTYRPDAVVDPAFEGFAENVAQLGALTGEDTSTWQGYLNAHAARRAFFKSLGATASDHGHPSARTADLPQAEAAALFQKALSGQCSPEEQDVFRGHMLTEMARMSLEDGLVLQIHPGSRRNHSAQMFARFGRDKGFDIPGRTDYVQDLRPLLDAVGMEPALNIILFTLDETTYSRELAPLAGAYPALKLGPPWWFFDSYEGIKRFRETTTETCGFYNTAGFNDDTRAFCSIPARHDVARRSDCAYLATLVRTGRLTEAEALDLAYDLTYRLAKEAYRL
- a CDS encoding ABC transporter permease, coding for MAYYDGLFDRLGLRDWCDQSVETAPTSMQALLGQLGGGDTEQTIARIPFPSLDTLHDSCAQIPQTRDMTAGVENTFLAARESLKLVLDPITQPLSWMLDGALWLFTTTPWFIIVPLLVALTWYVARSIGVTLFVAVSFLFLGFIDHLDVALETLSIIFVCTGLSVALGVPIGIAMSRSNTLQRMIVPILDLLQTLPTFVYLIPLIFLFSVTESKLYGIAIILYAIVPVIRLTDLGIRLVDPDVIEAADAFGMTKRQKLWGVQLPLALPNIMAGVNQTIMMSLAMVVIASLVSAPGLGVLVLRGIRNLELGVGIVAGFGIVLLAVILDRASKAALGRIDKNKNAH